One stretch of Streptomyces sp. 135 DNA includes these proteins:
- a CDS encoding prenyltransferase/squalene oxidase repeat-containing protein, producing MNVRRSAAVLAAVAVFGSAAAPAAFADDAPSPSTALPSGLYGKSDPKFDGVFRQSYALLALDTAGVEPARKTVTWLTGQQCASGGFAAYRADASEPCDSKTAVDSNSTAAAVQALAALGGKDKNLAATVKKSVGWLKSVQNQDGGWGYNPGLPSDANSTGIVVGALAAAGENPANVKSQKGRSAYDALPKLAMDCGKGDGAFGLADAKSKKLSPNADATAAGVLGSLGKGLVVPPGKKAADAGDAPKCAKPDTAAQAASNGTAYLLDVLGENDDHLMSAMPGAKDQPDQGNTADAVVALAAAGQSEQAEKSAEWLAENSAAWAKQSGPAAYAQLVFAAHAAGMDPRDFGGADLVKQLSAQGPPPEKTATSDSASDADSDEKKDEGVSIWWIIGVGLVAGIGIGFLYSANRKKQQP from the coding sequence ATGAACGTTCGCCGCAGCGCAGCGGTCCTGGCCGCCGTCGCCGTGTTCGGCTCCGCCGCCGCACCGGCCGCCTTCGCGGACGACGCCCCGTCGCCCTCGACCGCGCTCCCCTCGGGCCTGTACGGCAAGTCCGACCCGAAGTTCGACGGCGTCTTCCGGCAGTCCTACGCCCTGCTCGCCCTGGACACCGCGGGTGTCGAGCCCGCCCGGAAGACCGTGACGTGGCTGACCGGGCAGCAGTGCGCGAGCGGTGGCTTCGCCGCCTACCGCGCCGACGCGAGTGAGCCGTGCGACTCCAAGACGGCGGTCGACAGCAACTCCACCGCCGCCGCCGTGCAGGCCCTCGCCGCCCTCGGCGGCAAGGACAAGAACCTGGCCGCGACGGTCAAGAAGAGCGTCGGCTGGCTGAAGTCCGTGCAGAACCAGGACGGCGGCTGGGGCTACAACCCGGGCCTGCCCTCCGACGCCAACTCCACCGGCATCGTCGTCGGCGCCCTCGCCGCGGCCGGTGAGAACCCCGCGAACGTGAAGTCCCAGAAGGGCAGGTCCGCCTACGACGCGCTGCCGAAGCTCGCCATGGACTGCGGCAAGGGCGACGGCGCCTTCGGCCTCGCCGACGCCAAGTCCAAGAAGCTGAGCCCGAACGCGGACGCCACCGCGGCCGGTGTGCTCGGCAGCCTCGGCAAGGGCCTCGTCGTGCCGCCGGGCAAGAAGGCCGCGGACGCGGGCGACGCCCCCAAGTGCGCGAAGCCGGACACCGCCGCGCAGGCCGCGAGCAACGGCACGGCCTACCTCCTGGACGTCCTCGGCGAGAACGACGACCACCTGATGTCCGCCATGCCGGGCGCCAAGGACCAGCCGGACCAGGGCAACACCGCGGACGCCGTGGTCGCCCTCGCCGCCGCCGGGCAGAGCGAGCAGGCCGAGAAGTCCGCCGAGTGGCTCGCGGAGAACTCCGCGGCCTGGGCGAAGCAGTCCGGCCCCGCCGCCTACGCCCAGCTCGTCTTCGCCGCCCACGCGGCGGGCATGGACCCCCGCGACTTCGGCGGCGCCGACCTCGTCAAGCAGCTGAGCGCCCAGGGCCCGCCGCCGGAGAAGACCGCCACGTCCGACTCCGCTTCGGACGCGGACTCCGACGAGAAGAAGGACGAAGGCGTCAGCATCTGGTGGATCATCGGCGTCGGCCTGGTCGCCGGCATCGGCATCGGCTTCCTGTACAGCGCCAACCGCAAGAAGCAGCAGCCGTGA
- a CDS encoding SCO2322 family protein: protein MLAALLCVLAAAPSQAAGYRYWSFWDRDGDTWTYASQGPGTARPDDGAVQGFRFSVSADSQDAAKPRGPADFADICAKTPAREGRKRIALVLDFGTREDAPRGESPPAPRPACARVAEDATSAEALASVAEPLRYDSKALLCAIDGYPKSGCGEQVSGDGTARAGSEETESQDRNGGGPSVGLIAGIAAVAVLGGAAFWQARRRRG from the coding sequence CTGCTCGCCGCGCTGCTGTGCGTCCTCGCCGCCGCGCCCTCCCAGGCCGCCGGCTACCGCTACTGGTCGTTCTGGGACCGGGACGGCGACACATGGACGTACGCCAGTCAGGGGCCCGGCACCGCCCGGCCCGATGACGGTGCCGTGCAGGGGTTCCGCTTCTCGGTCTCGGCGGACTCCCAGGACGCCGCGAAGCCGCGCGGCCCCGCGGACTTCGCCGACATCTGCGCGAAGACGCCCGCCCGGGAGGGCCGCAAGCGGATCGCCCTCGTCCTCGACTTCGGTACGCGCGAGGACGCCCCGCGCGGGGAGTCGCCGCCCGCGCCCCGGCCGGCCTGCGCGCGCGTCGCCGAGGACGCCACCAGCGCGGAAGCGCTCGCCTCGGTGGCCGAGCCGCTGCGCTACGACAGCAAGGCGCTGCTCTGCGCCATCGACGGCTACCCGAAGTCGGGCTGCGGCGAGCAGGTCTCCGGCGACGGTACGGCGCGGGCCGGCTCCGAGGAGACGGAGAGCCAGGACCGGAACGGCGGCGGGCCCTCCGTGGGGCTGATCGCCGGGATCGCCGCGGTGGCGGTGCTCGGCGGCGCCGCGTTCTGGCAGGCCCGGCGCCGTCGCGGCTGA
- a CDS encoding energy-coupling factor transporter transmembrane component T has protein sequence MRDLTDHARAPGLLRRRIAPEAHRSNALHPGAWWVWALGLGTAASRTTNPLLIALLIGVAGYVVAARRTSAPWAKSYGAFVKLALLVIGIRLVFAVVLGSPIPGTHVMVTLPEVPLPDWAKGVRIGGRVTAEGVVFALYDGIRLAGLLICVGAANALASPSRLLKSLPGALYEVGVAVVVAMTFAPNLIADVRRLRSARRLRGRSDSGVRGLLQVGLPVLEGALERSVALAAAMDARGFGRTAAVPAGVRRAIAVLTLGGLMGVCVGTYGLLTAQGGSYGLPALVAGLLAALAGLRLGGRRAVRTRYRPDRWGVQAWLVAGSGVAVAGLVISAASSDPAALHPGVVPLVAPQLPLWPALAVLLGLLPAFVAPVPPEDAARAEKPADTTSPSPTSPEETS, from the coding sequence ATGAGGGACCTGACGGACCATGCCCGCGCGCCCGGCCTCCTCCGGCGCCGCATCGCCCCCGAGGCGCACCGGAGCAACGCCCTGCACCCCGGCGCCTGGTGGGTGTGGGCGCTCGGGCTCGGCACGGCCGCGTCCCGGACGACGAACCCGCTGCTGATCGCGCTGCTGATCGGTGTCGCGGGGTACGTCGTGGCGGCGCGCCGCACCTCGGCACCGTGGGCGAAGTCGTACGGCGCGTTCGTGAAGCTGGCGCTGCTCGTCATCGGGATCCGGCTGGTCTTCGCGGTGGTGCTCGGCTCGCCGATCCCGGGTACGCACGTCATGGTGACGCTGCCCGAGGTCCCGCTGCCCGACTGGGCCAAGGGCGTGCGGATCGGCGGCCGGGTCACGGCGGAGGGCGTGGTCTTCGCGCTCTACGACGGGATCAGACTGGCCGGCCTGCTGATCTGTGTCGGCGCGGCGAACGCCCTCGCCAGCCCCTCCCGGCTGCTCAAGTCGCTGCCGGGCGCGCTGTACGAGGTGGGGGTCGCCGTCGTCGTGGCGATGACCTTCGCGCCGAACCTCATCGCGGACGTGCGGCGGCTGCGGTCCGCGCGGCGGCTGCGCGGGCGCTCCGACAGCGGTGTGCGCGGGCTGCTCCAGGTCGGGCTTCCGGTCCTGGAGGGCGCCCTTGAGCGGTCGGTGGCGCTGGCCGCCGCGATGGACGCGCGCGGCTTCGGGCGCACCGCCGCCGTGCCCGCGGGGGTGCGCAGGGCCATCGCCGTGCTGACGCTCGGCGGCCTGATGGGCGTCTGCGTCGGGACGTACGGGCTGCTGACCGCGCAGGGCGGCTCCTACGGCCTGCCCGCGCTCGTGGCGGGACTCCTCGCGGCGCTCGCGGGGCTGCGGCTCGGTGGCCGCCGGGCCGTGCGCACCCGCTACCGGCCCGACCGGTGGGGCGTGCAGGCCTGGCTGGTCGCCGGTTCGGGGGTCGCCGTCGCGGGCCTGGTGATCTCGGCCGCGTCGTCCGACCCGGCGGCCCTGCACCCCGGCGTCGTACCGCTGGTCGCACCGCAGTTGCCGCTGTGGCCCGCGCTGGCGGTGCTCCTCGGACTGCTGCCGGCCTTCGTGGCGCCGGTGCCGCCGGAGGACGCGGCACGCGCGGAGAAGCCCGCCGACACGACAAGCCCCTCCCCCACATCCCCCGAGGAGACCTCATGA
- a CDS encoding ABC transporter ATP-binding protein, translating to MIRFEDVSVTYEGAAGPTVPTLQGVDLTVPEGELVLLVGPSGAGKSTLLGTVSGLVPHFTGGTLRGRVTVAGRDTRTHKPRELADVVGTVGQDPLAHFVTDTVEDELAYGMESLGLAPDVMRRRVEETLDLLGLADLRDRPIATLSGGQRQRVAIGSVLTPHPQVLVLDEPTSALDPAAAEEVLAVLQRLVHDLGTTVLMAEHRLERVVQYADQVLLLAAPGEPPVLGDPAELMARSPVYPPVVALGRLAGWSPLPLTVRDARRRAGALRERLADLAPRQEETAVPPVESPSARWLRPRRERTPDRSAAAAAARVERLAVRRGRVEALRRVDLTVTPGETVALMGRNGAGKSTLLSTLVGLLEPTSGTVRVGGAVPHRTAPRQLVRHVGLVPQEPRDLLYADTVAAECAAADRDAGAAAGACRALVSELLPDIADDTHPRDLSEGQRLALALAIVLTARPPLLLLDEPTRGLDYAAKARLVTILRGLAAEGHAIVLATHDVELAAEIAHRVVVLADGEVVADGPTPQIVVSSPSFAPQVTKVLAPREWLTVAQVREALGMARDAS from the coding sequence ATGATCCGCTTCGAGGACGTCTCCGTGACGTACGAGGGAGCAGCGGGCCCCACCGTCCCCACCCTCCAAGGGGTGGATCTCACCGTTCCCGAGGGCGAGCTCGTGCTGCTCGTCGGCCCGTCCGGGGCCGGCAAGTCGACGCTGCTCGGCACGGTCAGCGGCCTGGTCCCGCACTTCACGGGCGGCACCCTGCGCGGGCGGGTGACCGTGGCGGGCCGCGACACCCGTACCCACAAGCCGCGCGAACTGGCCGACGTCGTCGGCACGGTGGGCCAGGACCCCCTCGCGCACTTCGTGACGGACACCGTCGAGGACGAGCTGGCGTACGGCATGGAGTCCCTCGGTCTCGCCCCCGACGTGATGCGCCGCCGGGTCGAGGAGACCCTGGACCTGCTCGGCCTCGCCGATCTGCGCGACAGGCCCATCGCCACGCTCTCCGGGGGCCAGCGCCAGCGCGTCGCGATCGGCTCGGTCCTCACCCCGCACCCTCAGGTCCTCGTCCTGGACGAGCCGACCTCCGCGCTCGACCCGGCCGCCGCCGAGGAGGTCCTCGCGGTGCTCCAGCGGCTCGTCCACGACCTGGGCACGACGGTGCTGATGGCCGAGCACCGGCTTGAGAGGGTCGTGCAGTACGCGGATCAGGTGCTGCTGCTCGCGGCGCCGGGCGAGCCGCCGGTCCTCGGTGACCCGGCGGAGCTGATGGCGCGCTCCCCCGTGTATCCGCCGGTGGTCGCGCTCGGGCGCCTCGCGGGCTGGTCGCCGCTGCCGCTGACCGTGCGGGACGCGCGGCGCAGGGCGGGTGCGTTGCGGGAGCGGCTCGCGGACCTCGCGCCGCGCCAGGAGGAGACGGCCGTGCCTCCCGTGGAGTCGCCGTCCGCCCGGTGGCTCCGGCCGCGCAGGGAACGTACCCCCGACAGATCAGCGGCCGCGGCGGCCGCCCGCGTCGAACGCCTCGCCGTGCGGCGCGGCCGCGTCGAGGCGCTGCGCCGCGTCGACCTCACCGTGACGCCCGGCGAGACGGTCGCCCTCATGGGCCGCAACGGCGCCGGGAAGTCCACGCTCCTGTCCACCCTGGTCGGCCTTCTGGAACCCACCTCGGGCACCGTCCGGGTCGGCGGCGCCGTCCCGCACCGCACAGCACCGCGGCAGCTGGTGCGGCACGTCGGCCTGGTCCCCCAGGAGCCGCGTGACCTGCTGTACGCGGACACCGTGGCCGCCGAGTGCGCCGCCGCCGACCGGGACGCGGGCGCGGCGGCGGGGGCGTGCCGCGCCCTTGTGAGCGAGCTGCTGCCGGACATCGCGGACGACACGCACCCCCGGGACCTCTCCGAGGGCCAGCGGCTCGCGCTCGCCCTGGCGATCGTGCTGACCGCGCGCCCTCCGCTTCTCCTCCTCGACGAGCCGACCCGCGGCCTGGACTACGCGGCCAAGGCCCGCCTGGTCACGATCCTGCGGGGCCTCGCGGCCGAGGGCCACGCGATCGTGCTGGCCACGCACGACGTGGAACTGGCCGCCGAGATCGCCCACCGCGTGGTGGTCCTCGCGGACGGCGAGGTCGTCGCGGACGGCCCGACCCCGCAGATCGTGGTGTCGTCGCCGTCCTTCGCGCCCCAGGTCACCAAGGTCCTGGCGCCGCGGGAGTGGCTGACGGTGGCGCAGGTGCGCGAGGCACTGGGCATGGCGCGGGACGCCTCGTGA
- a CDS encoding ECF transporter S component, with protein sequence MSAAPQARPVRLGPRSVVALALVSAVGVAAFGWPLLADAGSGISTHAGDAPWLFAALLPLLLAVVVAGIADAGLDAKAIAMLGVLAAAGAALRPLGAGTAGIEPMFFLMVLSGRVLGPGFGFVLGAVSMFASALLTGGVGPWMPFQMLSMGWVCMGAGLLPGADTLRGRRELWLLAAYGAVASVLYGTVMNLQGWPYLGGLATGVSFVPGDPLADNLARFVAYCLATSLGWDLPRAVVTVVLSLALGPAVLKALRRATRRAAFEAPVTFEAPKP encoded by the coding sequence GTGAGCGCCGCCCCGCAGGCCCGCCCCGTCCGGCTCGGCCCCCGCTCGGTCGTGGCGCTCGCGCTGGTCAGCGCCGTGGGAGTGGCCGCGTTCGGGTGGCCGCTGCTCGCGGACGCCGGCTCGGGGATCAGTACGCACGCCGGGGACGCGCCCTGGCTCTTCGCGGCGCTGCTGCCGCTGCTGCTCGCCGTGGTCGTGGCGGGCATCGCGGACGCCGGTCTGGACGCCAAGGCCATCGCCATGCTGGGCGTGCTGGCCGCCGCGGGGGCGGCGCTGCGGCCGCTGGGCGCGGGCACGGCGGGCATCGAGCCGATGTTCTTCCTGATGGTGCTGAGCGGGCGGGTGCTCGGCCCCGGGTTCGGGTTCGTGCTCGGGGCGGTGTCGATGTTCGCCTCGGCGCTGCTCACCGGGGGCGTCGGGCCGTGGATGCCCTTCCAGATGCTGTCGATGGGGTGGGTCTGCATGGGCGCGGGGCTGCTGCCGGGCGCCGACACGCTGCGGGGCCGCCGGGAGCTGTGGCTGCTGGCCGCCTACGGGGCGGTGGCCTCCGTGCTGTACGGCACCGTCATGAACCTCCAGGGCTGGCCCTACCTCGGCGGTCTGGCCACCGGCGTCTCCTTCGTGCCCGGCGACCCCCTCGCGGACAACCTGGCCCGCTTCGTCGCCTACTGCCTGGCCACGTCGCTGGGCTGGGACCTGCCGCGGGCCGTGGTCACGGTCGTGCTGAGCCTCGCGCTTGGGCCCGCTGTCCTGAAGGCGCTGCGACGGGCCACGCGGCGGGCGGCTTTCGAGGCGCCGGTCACATTCGAGGCCCCGAAGCCGTAA
- a CDS encoding transglycosylase SLT domain-containing protein, translating to MSASLIRRIASPKKAITGGIVAAAATGMVFAAAPAQAATPTTAKAVAPAAAPAAAPTSAKAIAKKLISDPAQFAAFDKIVSHESGWNVSATNSSSGAYGLVQALPASKMASAGADWKTNPETQIKWGLNYMNDRYGSPVGAWSHWQANGWY from the coding sequence GTGTCCGCCTCGCTCATCCGCCGCATCGCTTCCCCGAAGAAGGCCATCACCGGCGGCATCGTCGCCGCAGCCGCCACCGGCATGGTCTTCGCCGCGGCACCGGCCCAGGCAGCCACCCCGACCACCGCGAAGGCCGTCGCCCCGGCCGCCGCTCCCGCCGCCGCCCCGACGTCCGCCAAGGCGATCGCGAAGAAGCTGATCTCGGACCCGGCGCAGTTCGCCGCGTTCGACAAGATCGTCTCGCACGAGAGCGGCTGGAACGTCAGCGCGACGAACTCCTCCTCCGGCGCCTACGGTCTGGTCCAGGCGCTGCCCGCCTCGAAGATGGCCTCGGCGGGCGCCGACTGGAAGACCAACCCCGAGACCCAGATCAAGTGGGGCCTGAACTACATGAACGACCGCTACGGCAGCCCCGTCGGCGCGTGGAGCCACTGGCAGGCCAACGGCTGGTACTGA
- a CDS encoding steroid 3-ketoacyl-CoA thiolase, translating to MAAEPVIVEAVRTPIGKRAGALANLHPAYLLGETYRELLGRTGIHADCVEQIVGGTVTHAGEQSMNPARTAWLTMGLPYETAATTVDCQCGSSQQAAHLVANMVAAGVIDVGISCGVEAMSRVPLGSGSKHGPGKPFPDEWNVDLPNQFEAAERIARKRGLTRENVDSLGLISQERAAVAWSEERFKRETFAVQVPTTEEEQAAGQGMWRLVDRDEGLRDTTMEALGGLKPVMPTAVHTAGNSSQISDGAAALMWASKRMARALKLKPRARIVAQALVGADPHFHLDGPIDATRAVLGKAGMSLKDIDIVEINEAFASVVLSWAQVFDQDLEKVNVNGGAIALGHPVGATGARLITTALHELERRDKEFALVTMCAGGAVATGTILQRL from the coding sequence ATGGCCGCGGAACCTGTCATCGTCGAAGCCGTACGCACCCCCATCGGCAAGCGCGCGGGCGCGCTCGCCAACCTCCACCCCGCCTATCTGCTCGGGGAGACCTACCGCGAACTCCTCGGACGCACCGGCATCCACGCCGACTGCGTCGAGCAGATCGTCGGCGGCACGGTGACGCACGCAGGGGAGCAGTCGATGAACCCGGCGCGCACGGCCTGGCTCACCATGGGGCTTCCGTACGAGACGGCGGCGACGACGGTGGACTGCCAGTGCGGGTCCTCGCAGCAGGCCGCCCACCTGGTGGCGAACATGGTGGCGGCCGGTGTCATCGACGTCGGGATCAGCTGCGGCGTCGAGGCGATGTCGCGGGTGCCGCTGGGGTCGGGGTCCAAGCACGGTCCCGGCAAGCCGTTCCCCGACGAGTGGAACGTCGACCTGCCCAACCAGTTCGAGGCCGCCGAGCGCATCGCCCGCAAGCGGGGGCTCACCCGCGAGAACGTGGACTCGCTCGGCCTCATCTCGCAGGAGCGGGCGGCCGTCGCCTGGTCCGAGGAGCGCTTCAAGCGCGAGACGTTCGCCGTCCAGGTGCCCACCACGGAGGAGGAGCAGGCCGCCGGGCAGGGCATGTGGCGGCTCGTCGACCGCGACGAGGGGCTGCGCGACACGACGATGGAGGCGCTCGGCGGCCTCAAGCCGGTCATGCCGACCGCCGTGCACACGGCCGGGAACTCCTCGCAGATATCGGACGGCGCGGCCGCCCTCATGTGGGCGTCCAAGCGGATGGCGCGGGCGCTGAAGCTGAAGCCCCGGGCGCGGATCGTGGCCCAGGCGCTGGTCGGCGCCGACCCGCACTTCCATCTGGACGGGCCGATCGACGCGACGCGCGCGGTGCTCGGCAAGGCCGGGATGTCCCTGAAGGACATCGACATCGTCGAGATCAACGAGGCCTTCGCGTCGGTGGTGCTGAGCTGGGCGCAGGTCTTCGACCAGGACCTGGAGAAGGTCAACGTGAACGGCGGGGCGATCGCGCTGGGGCACCCCGTGGGGGCCACCGGGGCGCGGCTGATCACCACGGCTCTGCACGAACTGGAGCGGCGGGACAAGGAGTTCGCGCTGGTGACGATGTGTGCGGGGGGTGCGGTGGCTACGGGGACGATCTTGCAACGGTTGTAG
- a CDS encoding cytochrome P450, whose translation MTCPALPDGFDFTDPDLLQARVPLPEFARLRRTEPVRWIAQRPRVSGFDDAGYWAVTRHEDVKYVSTHPELFSSNVNTAIIRFNESISRDQIDAQKLIMINMDPPEHTRVRQIVQRGFTPRAIRSLEDALRERARSIVAAALETAGPDGSFDFVTNVAVELPLQAIAELIGVDQEDRAKIFDWSNKMAAYDDPEYAITEEIGAEAAMEIVSYAMNLAAARKECPAKDIVSQLVAAEDEGNLSGDEFGFFVILLAVAGNETTRNAITHGMHAFLTHPGQWELYKRERPDTTAEEIVRWATPVVAFQRTATQDTELGGATIKRGDRVGIFYSSANHDPDVFEAPDVFDITRDPNPHLGFGGGGPHFCLGKSLAVLEINLIFHAIADAMPGLRLTGAPRRLRSAWLNGVKELRVSTG comes from the coding sequence ATGACCTGTCCAGCGCTTCCCGACGGGTTCGACTTCACCGACCCCGACCTGCTCCAAGCCCGCGTGCCGCTCCCGGAGTTCGCACGGCTGCGGCGGACGGAACCGGTGCGCTGGATCGCCCAGCGGCCCCGCGTGTCCGGTTTCGACGACGCGGGCTACTGGGCCGTCACCCGGCACGAGGACGTCAAGTACGTCTCCACGCACCCGGAGTTGTTCTCCTCGAACGTCAACACCGCGATCATCCGCTTCAACGAGTCGATCAGCCGCGACCAGATCGACGCCCAGAAACTGATCATGATCAACATGGACCCGCCCGAGCACACCCGGGTCCGGCAGATCGTGCAGCGCGGCTTCACGCCCCGCGCCATCCGCTCGCTGGAGGACGCCCTGCGCGAGCGCGCCCGCTCCATCGTCGCGGCGGCCCTGGAGACGGCGGGCCCGGACGGCTCCTTCGACTTCGTGACGAACGTCGCCGTCGAGCTCCCGCTCCAGGCCATCGCCGAGCTGATCGGCGTGGATCAGGAGGACCGCGCCAAGATCTTCGACTGGTCCAACAAGATGGCCGCGTACGACGACCCGGAGTACGCCATCACCGAGGAGATCGGCGCCGAGGCGGCCATGGAGATCGTCTCCTACGCGATGAACCTCGCCGCGGCCCGCAAGGAGTGCCCGGCCAAGGACATCGTCAGTCAGCTGGTGGCGGCCGAGGACGAGGGGAACCTCTCGGGCGACGAGTTCGGCTTCTTCGTGATCCTGCTCGCGGTGGCCGGCAACGAGACCACCCGCAACGCCATCACCCACGGCATGCACGCCTTCCTCACCCACCCCGGCCAGTGGGAGCTGTACAAGCGCGAGCGTCCCGACACCACGGCCGAGGAGATAGTGCGCTGGGCGACCCCGGTCGTCGCCTTCCAGCGCACCGCGACGCAGGACACGGAGCTGGGCGGCGCCACGATCAAGCGGGGCGACCGCGTCGGCATCTTCTACTCCTCCGCCAACCACGACCCCGACGTCTTCGAGGCCCCGGACGTCTTCGACATCACCCGCGACCCCAACCCGCACCTCGGCTTCGGGGGCGGCGGCCCGCACTTCTGCCTCGGCAAGTCCCTCGCGGTCCTGGAGATCAACCTCATCTTCCACGCGATCGCCGACGCCATGCCCGGCCTCCGGCTGACCGGCGCCCCGCGCAGGCTCCGCTCGGCCTGGCTCAACGGAGTCAAGGAACTGCGGGTCAGCACCGGCTGA